Within Actinosynnema pretiosum, the genomic segment CCTTGTCACCCGCAGGAGTGTCCCCCACGTGTCGCGGGTCACCACCGACGGGCGGGGTCACGCCCGTCTCCCGCCCGGCTCGGCCCCTGCGGCCCCTCACCCCTCGGCGGACAGCCCCGCGTCCCTGGCCAGCAGCGCGGCCTGCACCCGGTTGGTCAGGCCGAGCTTGGCCAGCAGCCTGCTCACGTACGTCTTCACCGTCGCCTCGCTCATGTGCAGCCGCTGCCCCACGTCCGCGTTGGACATGCCGAGCCCGAGCAGCTCCAGCACCTCCACCTCCCGGTCCGTCAGCCGCTGCACCTGCCGCACGGCCTCCTGCCTGCGCGGCTGCCCCACCTGGGCGACCATGCCGACCACCCGGCTGGTCACCATCGGCGACAGGTACGCCTCCCCCGCGTGCACCGCCCGGACCGCGCGCAGCAGCTCCTCCGGCGCCGAGTCCTTCAGCAGGAACCCCGCGGCCCCCTCGGACAGCGCCCGCACGATGTTGTCGTCCTCGCCGAACGTGGTCAGCACAACCACCCGCGTGGACGGCGCGACGGCCTTCAGCTCCCGCGCCGCCGCCAGCCCGTCCAACCGGGGCATCCGGATGTCCAGCACGGCCACGTCGACGCGGCGCTCGGTGGCCACCCGGACCGCCTCGCGCCCGTCGCCCACCTCGTCCACCAGCTCGACGTCCTCGGCGGTGCCGAGGATGGCCTTGATGCCCGCGCGCATCAGCGGTTCGTCGTCGGCGATCAGTACCCGGATCAACGCTCACTCTTCCCGGAGGTGGGTGTTCTTCTCCACGACCTCGCCGCCCGCGAAGCAGAACCGGAACACCCTGGTCCCGTGCGACGAGTATGTCTGGACGTCGGCGGCAAAGTAGAGGCACCTCGCCCCGGCGGGCTCGGGGGGCGCGCCGAGCTTCAGGTCGCCGATGGGCGGGTCGAGCCCCAGCGGCAGCACGGCCATGGCCGCGGACTCGGACTGCCCCACCTCGACCGACGCGTACAGCTCGTCGCTGGCGACCCTGGTGACGGGCCGGGTGCCGAGCCAGGCGACCCCCACGACCAGCGCGACCAGCACCAGCCCGGCCAGCAGGATCGACCCGACCCCGGCCCACTGGCGCGGTCGCCCGAACTTGCCCGCCCGCGCGCCCGCGTCCTCCTGCGGCTCCCCGGCGAGGTCGTCGAGCGGCTCGTCGCCGGGGGCCTCGGTGTCCTCGTAGGGCAGCACGGCGGCGATCCGGAACCCGCCGGTGACCAGCTCGCCCACGTGCAGCAGCCCGCCCGCGAGCCGCACCCGCTCGCCGAGCCCGATCAGCCCGAACCCCGACGAGCCCGCCCCGGCCCCGCGCTGCGCCGGGTTGTTGCGCACCTCCACGACCAGCGCGTCCGGGTCGTAGCGCACCGCGACCTGCACGGCCGCGCCCGGCGCGTGCTTGGACGCGTTGGTCAGCCCCTCCTGCACTATCCGGTAGGCGGCGTGGCTGACCCGCG encodes:
- a CDS encoding response regulator; this encodes MIRVLIADDEPLMRAGIKAILGTAEDVELVDEVGDGREAVRVATERRVDVAVLDIRMPRLDGLAAARELKAVAPSTRVVVLTTFGEDDNIVRALSEGAAGFLLKDSAPEELLRAVRAVHAGEAYLSPMVTSRVVGMVAQVGQPRRQEAVRQVQRLTDREVEVLELLGLGMSNADVGQRLHMSEATVKTYVSRLLAKLGLTNRVQAALLARDAGLSAEG